A segment of the Serratia fonticola genome:
GAGCAGTTCACCCGTTGGATGAACTCCCCCCGCGTTGACGCCTTCTGGGAAATGAGTGGCCCACTCGAGGTTCAGGCCGCCTATTTACAGCGTCAGTTGGATTCCAGCTATTGCTATCCACTGCTGGGCTGCTTTGACAACCAGCCGTTTGGCTATTTCGAAGTTTACTGGGCACCCGAAGATCGCATTGGCCGCCACTATCGCTGGCAGCCGTTCGATCGCGGTCTGCATATGCTGGTTGGTGAAGAAAACTGGCGTGGCGCGCAGTACATCCGCAGCTGGCTACGTGGCCTGACCCACTATTTATACCTAGATGAACCCCGTACCACTCGCGTCGTGGCCGAGCCACGCGCAGACAATCAGCGGCTATTCCGCCATCTGCCCACCGCTGGCTACCACACGCTGAAAGAGTTTGATTTCCCCCATAAGCGTTCACGGCTGATCATGAACCAGCGTGATGACTTCTTCCGCGAGGGACAGGTATGAGCCGCCACGATTACGCCAATTGGCAACGCGTTAACCTGCAGATGATCGCCAAAATCCTGGCGGAACTGGAGTATGAACGTACTTTGCAGGCCGAGGAGCACGACGGGCAATGGCAGATTGCGCTAGGTGATACGACCTACCGCTTCAGCGCCAAACGCGGGATCTGGGGTTGGTTGCACATCGACACCAACAGCCTGAGCTGCGATCGCTTGCCGCTGGCCGCCGATCAAACGCTGCGCCAACTGGCACAGGTGCTGCAGATGGACGATGCGCAGATTGCCGAACATCTGGAAGATCTGTATGCCACGCTGCGCGGTGACATGCAGTTACTCACCGCTCGCCACGGGATGAGTGCCAACGATCTGATTGCGCTGGATGCCGACGCGCTGCAATGCCTGCTGGCAGGTCACCCGAAGTTCGTCTTCAACAAGGGGCGTCGTGGCTGGGGGCTGACGGCGTTGCAACAGTATGCGCCAGAATATCAGGGCCAGTTCCAGTTGCACTGGGTGGCCGCCAAACGCAGCAGCTTTGTCTGGTGCATTGACGAGGACTTCCCGCTAGAAAACTTGCTCAACAGTGCGATGGACAGCGGGGAGCGCCAGCGCTTTGACCGCCGCTGGCACGACCTGAAGTTGAATAACGATTGGCTGCCGGTGCCGTTGCATCCATGGCAATGGCAACAAAAAATTGCGTTGCATTTCCTGCCACAACTGGCCAGCGGTGAACTGGTCGAGCTGGGTGAGTTTGGCGATCGCTATCTGGCTCAGCAGTCCCTGCGCACTTTGACCAATACCAGCCGCCGGGTGCCCTTCGATATCAAGCTGCCGCTGACCATTTATAACACCTCCTGCTATCGCGGCATTCCGGGCAAGTACATCAGTGCCGGGCCTGCGGCTTCACGCTGGTTACAGCAGATTTTCGCCAGCGACAGTACCTTGCAGGCCAGCGGCGCCCAGATCCTGGGTGAACCGGCGGCGGGCTATCTGGCCCACCCAACCTACGGCGCACTGCCCAAGGCCCCCTATCGTTATCAGGAAATGCTCGGGGTGATCTGGCGTGAAAACCCTTCCTGTTATCTGCAACCGGGCGAGCAGGCGATCCTGATGGCTACGCTGATGGAAACCGACAATCAGGGTGAGCCGCTAATCGCTGCCTACATTGCCCGTTCCGGCCTGAGCGCAGAGGCGTGGCTGACGCAGATGTTCCAGGTGGTGGTACTGCCGATGTACCACCTGATGTGCTGCTACGGGGTGGCGCTGATCGCCCACGGCCAGAACATCACATTAGTGATGAAAGACCATGTACCGCAACGCGTACTGCTGAAAGATTTCCAGGGCGATATGCGCCTGGTGGATCAGGACTTCCCGCAGGCCGCTTCACTGCCACAGGTGGTAAAAGACGTAACGGTGCGCCTGCCTGCCGACTATCTGATCCATGACCTGCAAACCGGGCATTTCGTCACCGTTTTGCGCTTCATTTCGCCGCTGATGAGTGTTTGCGGAATAAGCGAACCGCATTTCTATCAAGTGCTGGCACAGGTGCTGGAGCGCTATATGGCGCAGCATCCGCAGTTGGCCGACCGCTTTGCCCTGTTCGACCTTTTCAAGCCGCAGATTATTCGCGTGGTACTCAACCCGGTGAAACTCACCTATTCAGAGCAGGATGGCGGCAGCCGCATGTTGCCGAACTATCTGCAAGATCTGGATAACCCTCTTTATTTGGTCTCCAAGGAGTTTGCCCAATGAATCAGCCTCTGGATTTCATCGGCATCGGCGTCGGCCCATTCAATCTGAGCATTGCCGCACTCGGCAGTGAGGTTACCGGCTTTAACAGCAAGTTCTTCGAACGTAAACCACACTTCTCCTGGCACCCCGGCATGATGGTGCCGGACTGCCATATGCAAACCAGTTTTCTGAAGGATCTGGTCAGCGCGGTTTCACCGACCAACCCGTACAGCTTTCTCAACTACCTGGTGAAAAGGAAGAAGTTCTACCGCTTCCTGACCACCGAGCAGCGTACGGTCTCCCGCGAAGAGTTCGCCGACTATCTCGACTGGGCGGCTAACGGGCTGGAGACGCTCGAGTTCAGCCAAGACATCCGCAGCGTGGATTTTGACGACCAGCAACGCCAATTTGTTGTCACCACCCAGCGCGATATCTACCGTGCCCGCCATATCTGCCTAGGCATCGGTAAACGCCCCAAACTGCCGGACTGTGTCAGCGAGCAAAACGATCGCTGCTTCCATGCCAGCGAAATGAGCCTGCGTAACCCGGATCTTAGCGGCAAACGCGTCACCGTGATCGGCGGCGGCCAAAGCGGTGCCGATCTGTTTTTGAATATTTTCCGCGCCGAGTGGGGCCAGCCCAAGCAGTTGAACTGGATCTCACGCCGCAACAATTACAACGCGCTGGACGAAGCCGCCTTCGCTAATGAGTACTTCACGCCGGAATATGTAGAAAGCTTCTACACCCTGAGCGACAGCGCCAAGCAGCGTATGCTGACCGAGCAGAAAATGACGTCGGACGGTATCACCAGCGAATCGCTTCTGGCTATCTACCGAGCGATGTACCACCACTTTGAAGTGCTGCGTGAAAAACCTTGGGCACGTCTGTTGCCTAGCCGTTCATTGGCCGCGCTGCATGCCTCCGGCGATGGCTACCAACTGGTCACTCATCATCACCTCGACCAGGGCAAAGAAACCTTCGACTGTGACGTGGTGATCTTCGCCACCGGCTACCAGCAGGATCGCCCGGCATTTCTTGCGCCACTGGCCGATCGCCTGCTGACTACGGCGGACGATCAATACCGCATTTCACCCGATTTCACCCTGGCCTGGCAGGGTCCGAAAGAAAACTGCCTGTTTGCCGTTAATGCCGGCATGCACAGTCATGGCATTGCCGAACCCCAACTCAGCCTGATGGCCTGGCGTTCGGCCCGTATTCTCAACCGGGCATTAGGACGCGATTGGTTCGACTTAACGTCCACTCCGGCTGTGATCCAATGGCGTAGCCAGCAGGCAGCGGTAACCGCTCGCGCTGAACACACCATCTTTAACGTTAATTAACCATGGGAACACAAGTAAGAAAAATGAAACGCAGACACCTCTGGGTATTAAACCCTTGCCTGCTGGCAATGCTCGCACCAACAGCATGGGCTGAAGAACAAAAAAATGATGACCAACTGGTGGTTTCCGCCAGCCGTTCTCACCGCAGCGTGGCGGAAATGGCCCAGACCACCTGGGTGATCGAAGGCCAGGAAATTGAGCAACAGGTGCAGGGCGGTAAAGAGATCAAGGATGTGCTGTCGCAGCTGATCCCGGGCATGGACGTCAGCAGCCAGGGGCGAACCAACTACGGTATGAATATGCGTGGCCGTTCCATGATGGTGATGATCGACGGCGTACGCCTGAACTCATCGCGCAGTGACAGCCGCCAGCTCGATTCGATCGATCCGTTCAACATCGCCCATATTGAAGTGATTTCCGGTGCTACTTCGCTGTACGGCGGCGGCAGTACCGGTGGCCTGATCAACATCGTGACCAAGAAGGGCCAGGAAGAAAAACAGGTTGAGCTCCAGCTTGGCGGTAAAACCGGCTTTAACAGCAGCAGCGATCACGATGAAAACGTGTCGGCAGCGGTCAGCGGTGGCACCGATAAGGCTTCCGGCCGCCTGTCGGTTTCCTATCAGCGTTACGGCGGCTGGTATGACGGCAAAGGCGACGAGGTGCTGATCGACAACACCCAAACCGGCCTGCAATACTCCGATCGTATCGACCTGATGGGCACCGGCACCATCAATATCGACGATCACCAGCAGTTGCAACTGACCACGCAATATTTCAACAGCGAGTCAGATGGTAAGCACGGCCTGTATCTGGGGCAGAATTTCTCGGCGGTGACCGGCAGCGGGCAGGCCTACAACAGCAGTAATCTGGATTCGGATCGTATTCCAGGCACCGAGCGCCATCTGATCAACCTGCAATACTCCAACACCGATTTCTGGGGCCAGGATCTGGTGGCGCAGGTGTATTATCGTGATGAGTCGCTGACCTTCTATCCGTTCCCTACCCTGAGCGGCGGCAAGGTAACCAGCATCGGCGCTTCGCAACAGAAAACCGATTTCTATGGCGGCAAGCTGACCCTGAACAGCAAGCCGATCGACAGCCTTACGTTGACCTACGGCTTCGATGCCGACCATGAAAGCTTCAATGCCAACCAGCAGTTCTTCAATCTGGCGCAGGCCCAGCAGTCTGGCGGGATGACGCTGCAAAATGCCTACAACGTCGGCCGCTACCCGAGCTATACCACCACTAACCTGGCACCGTTCATGCAGGCCAGCTACGACATCGATCCGATGTTTACCCTGAGCGGCGGCGTGCGCTACCAGTACACCGAAAACAAGGTGGATGATTTCGTTGGCTACGCACAGCAACAAGGGATCGCCAACGGCCTGGCGACCTCTGCCGATGCCGTGCCCGGTGGTAAAACCGACTACAACAACGCGTTGTTCAACGCCGGTTTGCTGGCCCATCTGACAGAACGTCAGCAGACCTGGTTCAACTTCTCACAAGGGTTTGAGATCCCGGACCTGGCCAAGTATTACGGCTCCGGCACCTATAAGCTGGTGAACGGCCACTATCAGCTGCAAAAAAGCGTCAACGTCAATGACTCCAAGCTGGACGGCATCAAGGTCGACTCCTACGAGCTGGGCTGGCGCTACAATGGCGACAATCTGCGTACCCAGGTTGCGGCCTACTATTCCCTGTCAGACAAGACCATCACCATCAACAAAACCGATATGACCATCAACATGAACGCTGACAAACGTCGGATTTATGGTATGGAAGGCGCGGTGGATTACTTCTTTGATGACAGCGAATGGAGCACCGGTGCCACCTTCAACCTGATCAAGTCGGAAACCAAGACCGATGGCAAATGGGAGAAGCTGACCGTCGACACCGCCAGCCCGTCGAAAGCCACTGCCTACGTCAACTGGGCACCGGGTGACTGGACGGTGCGGGTGCAGTCACAACAGACCTTCGACGTTTCCGACAGCCAGGGGCGTAAGCTCAACGGCTATAACACCATTGACGTCCTGAGCAGCTATGCCCTGCCAGTGGGCAAGGTCAGCCTTAGCATAGAAAATCTGCTGGACAAGGATTACACCACCGTGTGGGGCCAACGTGCGCCAATCCTGTATAGCCCAACCTACGGCGCGCCGGAGCTGTACAGCTATAAAGGCCGTGGCCGCACCTTTGGTTTGAACTACTCAGTGCTGTTCTGATCGCCTGCTTAACTCACCCGGCCGAACCCAACCGTTCGGCCTGATTCTCCGGATTACGGCAGGTACTGAACAGAAACGACGAAGCCCTGAGTTATTGCTAACTCAGGGCTTCTGAATAGTGGCGGAACGGACGGGGCTCGAACCCGCGACCCCCTGCGTGACAGGCAGGTATTCTAACCAACTGAACTACCGCTCCGCGCCATTCCCTCTTGCGGGGGAACGAGGCGAATATTACGGTTGCCCCCGCATCGCGTCAACGTCTTTTCTCATAAAAAGAGTCGTTTGCACAGTTTTTCAACTAACCCGCCATCATTATGTGGCTTATGCCCTCTTTTTAGCCTGAAGCGGTCGTTATTCAGCCCCAGCACGCCATAAGCAGCTACCGCCCTTCTTGGCCACCAGATCCAGACGGGCTTCGTGCGCCTGCACTTCTTCTTCGCTGGCATAGATCACTTTCATTGCCGCCGTTGGGCGTACGATACGTTGAATATCCTGCGTTGAATCCGTCTGCTGGGTGTCCCCATCCATCTGAAAAGCCATCGAGGTCTGGCCGCCAGTCATGGCCAGGTAGACTTCGGCCAGAATTTCGGCATCGAGCAATGCGCCGTGCAACGTTCGTTTGCTGTTGTCTATCTCATAGCGGCTGCACAAGGCATCAAGGTTGTTACGCTTGCCTGGGAACAGGCGTCGCGCCATCAACAGGCTATCGGTGATGGTACAGAACGTTTCCGTTTTCGGAATGTCTCGCCGTAACATACGGAATTCGTGATCCATAAAGCCGATATCGAACGCCGCGTTATGAATAACGAGCTCACCGCCACGGATAAAATCGAGAAACTCGTCGGCGATTTGATCAAAAGTGGGCTTATCTGCCAGGAATTCATCACTGATACCGTGAACCCCGTAGGCTTCAGGATCCACCAGCCGATCCGGTTTGATGTAAACGTGATAATGACGCCCTGTCAGGCGACGGTTGATCACCTCAACAGCCCCGATCTCAATGATGCGGTGACCTTCGTAGTGAACCCCTAGCTTGTTCATACCGGTGGTTTCGGTATCGAGAACGATCTGTCTGGTTGGTGTAGAGATCATATTGCAGTGCTCATAGCGCTCGTTTATGTCAGACTTGGCTTTTATAAAACTGATAGGAAGAGTCTACCAGAGATGCTCAAACAGGTAGAAATTTTCACCGACGGTTCCTGCCTCGGTAATCCGGGTCCCGGCGGTTACGGCGCAATTTTGCGTTATAAGCAACACGAAAAAACGTTCAGTGCCGGTTATCGCCTGACGACCAATAACCGTATGGAGCTGATGGCGGCCATTGTAGCACTTGAGGCGCTGACGACGCCTTGCGAAGTCGTGCTGAGCACCGATAGCCAATATGTGCGCCAAGGGATCACCAGTTGGATCCACAACTGGAAAAAGCGCGGCTGGAAAACCAGCGATAAAAAACCGGTGAAGAATGTCGATCTCTGGCAGCGTCTGGATCTGGCGATTGCCCGTCATACTATTCGCTGGGAATGGGTCAAAGGCCATGCCGGGCACCCGGAAAACGAACGCTGCGACGTGCTGGCCCGCGACGCCGCCGGTAACCCGACTCAGGATGATGTCGGTTATCAGCCCGAAGCTTAAGGTAGCTTACGATAACTCTTGGTCGCCCCCACGGCGCGGCCAAGCACATGCTTTCTGGCACCGACTTTCATCGGCGTTGGCGTCAATGGTAAGGTTCGCTTGCGTGCCACAATGACGCTGATGCATCCCAACGCAGGTAAGTGCGTGCTCAGAAAGGCCCCGCCTTTACGTTGCCAAGGCAACACATGGAAACGCCCCTGATCCAACACTTCATAATTCAGCAGGCTGAGCCAGTCCAAGATGCGCATCTGAGTAAACATCCTGCTGGCATAAGGCTGGCGTTTGCGCAATCCAGGGATCAGCTTGCCCAATCCCAGTAAACTGAAAGGGTTGAAGCTGCTGATCACCAACCAACCATCGTCGATCATCACGCGGTCAACCTCACGCAGTATGCGGTGGGGATCGTCCACATAGCAAAGGGTATGGGCTAACAGGCAGGCATCGACCGATTTGGCAGCAAAGGGTAACTGATAAGGATCGGCAAGCACATGCAGGTTCTCGCCGGACAAACCGACGTTAACCTGATGGGAGATGGCACACTTTTCGGTATCCAGTCCGGCACTGAGATTGCCGATCTTTAGCAGATGGAAGCCAAACAGCTTTGACCACCAGGGTTGCAACTGCCGCTCAAGCGCCTCACGATAGTATTCCCCCCACGGCAGCACGGCCCAGGAGTGTGGGCTGGTGAGCTTTTGTAGAGTATGGGCTGGTTTC
Coding sequences within it:
- a CDS encoding GNAT family N-acetyltransferase, which encodes MMPVAKIVHTTSGFRCELLGKNLSLSLGLDGSAALHYPGPLSAGWLIQALDQLLIAAPQLSGIALPYAEWREEPQALALFAQACGDYLARETFYQLPLWLIAERHTAGGQMQYDAERELWFPQRPARPSGEVYRRYDPQIKRSLSFRLPEVERDAEQFTRWMNSPRVDAFWEMSGPLEVQAAYLQRQLDSSYCYPLLGCFDNQPFGYFEVYWAPEDRIGRHYRWQPFDRGLHMLVGEENWRGAQYIRSWLRGLTHYLYLDEPRTTRVVAEPRADNQRLFRHLPTAGYHTLKEFDFPHKRSRLIMNQRDDFFREGQV
- the iucC gene encoding IucA/IucC family siderophore biosynthesis protein, with amino-acid sequence MSRHDYANWQRVNLQMIAKILAELEYERTLQAEEHDGQWQIALGDTTYRFSAKRGIWGWLHIDTNSLSCDRLPLAADQTLRQLAQVLQMDDAQIAEHLEDLYATLRGDMQLLTARHGMSANDLIALDADALQCLLAGHPKFVFNKGRRGWGLTALQQYAPEYQGQFQLHWVAAKRSSFVWCIDEDFPLENLLNSAMDSGERQRFDRRWHDLKLNNDWLPVPLHPWQWQQKIALHFLPQLASGELVELGEFGDRYLAQQSLRTLTNTSRRVPFDIKLPLTIYNTSCYRGIPGKYISAGPAASRWLQQIFASDSTLQASGAQILGEPAAGYLAHPTYGALPKAPYRYQEMLGVIWRENPSCYLQPGEQAILMATLMETDNQGEPLIAAYIARSGLSAEAWLTQMFQVVVLPMYHLMCCYGVALIAHGQNITLVMKDHVPQRVLLKDFQGDMRLVDQDFPQAASLPQVVKDVTVRLPADYLIHDLQTGHFVTVLRFISPLMSVCGISEPHFYQVLAQVLERYMAQHPQLADRFALFDLFKPQIIRVVLNPVKLTYSEQDGGSRMLPNYLQDLDNPLYLVSKEFAQ
- a CDS encoding lysine N(6)-hydroxylase/L-ornithine N(5)-oxygenase family protein; amino-acid sequence: MNQPLDFIGIGVGPFNLSIAALGSEVTGFNSKFFERKPHFSWHPGMMVPDCHMQTSFLKDLVSAVSPTNPYSFLNYLVKRKKFYRFLTTEQRTVSREEFADYLDWAANGLETLEFSQDIRSVDFDDQQRQFVVTTQRDIYRARHICLGIGKRPKLPDCVSEQNDRCFHASEMSLRNPDLSGKRVTVIGGGQSGADLFLNIFRAEWGQPKQLNWISRRNNYNALDEAAFANEYFTPEYVESFYTLSDSAKQRMLTEQKMTSDGITSESLLAIYRAMYHHFEVLREKPWARLLPSRSLAALHASGDGYQLVTHHHLDQGKETFDCDVVIFATGYQQDRPAFLAPLADRLLTTADDQYRISPDFTLAWQGPKENCLFAVNAGMHSHGIAEPQLSLMAWRSARILNRALGRDWFDLTSTPAVIQWRSQQAAVTARAEHTIFNVN
- a CDS encoding TonB-dependent siderophore receptor, yielding MKRRHLWVLNPCLLAMLAPTAWAEEQKNDDQLVVSASRSHRSVAEMAQTTWVIEGQEIEQQVQGGKEIKDVLSQLIPGMDVSSQGRTNYGMNMRGRSMMVMIDGVRLNSSRSDSRQLDSIDPFNIAHIEVISGATSLYGGGSTGGLINIVTKKGQEEKQVELQLGGKTGFNSSSDHDENVSAAVSGGTDKASGRLSVSYQRYGGWYDGKGDEVLIDNTQTGLQYSDRIDLMGTGTINIDDHQQLQLTTQYFNSESDGKHGLYLGQNFSAVTGSGQAYNSSNLDSDRIPGTERHLINLQYSNTDFWGQDLVAQVYYRDESLTFYPFPTLSGGKVTSIGASQQKTDFYGGKLTLNSKPIDSLTLTYGFDADHESFNANQQFFNLAQAQQSGGMTLQNAYNVGRYPSYTTTNLAPFMQASYDIDPMFTLSGGVRYQYTENKVDDFVGYAQQQGIANGLATSADAVPGGKTDYNNALFNAGLLAHLTERQQTWFNFSQGFEIPDLAKYYGSGTYKLVNGHYQLQKSVNVNDSKLDGIKVDSYELGWRYNGDNLRTQVAAYYSLSDKTITINKTDMTINMNADKRRIYGMEGAVDYFFDDSEWSTGATFNLIKSETKTDGKWEKLTVDTASPSKATAYVNWAPGDWTVRVQSQQTFDVSDSQGRKLNGYNTIDVLSSYALPVGKVSLSIENLLDKDYTTVWGQRAPILYSPTYGAPELYSYKGRGRTFGLNYSVLF
- the dnaQ gene encoding DNA polymerase III subunit epsilon; this translates as MISTPTRQIVLDTETTGMNKLGVHYEGHRIIEIGAVEVINRRLTGRHYHVYIKPDRLVDPEAYGVHGISDEFLADKPTFDQIADEFLDFIRGGELVIHNAAFDIGFMDHEFRMLRRDIPKTETFCTITDSLLMARRLFPGKRNNLDALCSRYEIDNSKRTLHGALLDAEILAEVYLAMTGGQTSMAFQMDGDTQQTDSTQDIQRIVRPTAAMKVIYASEEEVQAHEARLDLVAKKGGSCLWRAGAE
- the rnhA gene encoding ribonuclease HI, which encodes MLKQVEIFTDGSCLGNPGPGGYGAILRYKQHEKTFSAGYRLTTNNRMELMAAIVALEALTTPCEVVLSTDSQYVRQGITSWIHNWKKRGWKTSDKKPVKNVDLWQRLDLAIARHTIRWEWVKGHAGHPENERCDVLARDAAGNPTQDDVGYQPEA
- a CDS encoding class I SAM-dependent methyltransferase → MKPAHTLQKLTSPHSWAVLPWGEYYREALERQLQPWWSKLFGFHLLKIGNLSAGLDTEKCAISHQVNVGLSGENLHVLADPYQLPFAAKSVDACLLAHTLCYVDDPHRILREVDRVMIDDGWLVISSFNPFSLLGLGKLIPGLRKRQPYASRMFTQMRILDWLSLLNYEVLDQGRFHVLPWQRKGGAFLSTHLPALGCISVIVARKRTLPLTPTPMKVGARKHVLGRAVGATKSYRKLP